The nucleotide window TGGAATATTGACGAAGCGAGCGAAGATGTGATAAATTTATTTAAACTTAATAATACGTTGTTTTGATTTTTCTTTTACTAAGTATTCTGTCCTCAACGGCTATTTTTGTATTGTTTAAACTCTTCAAAAATTATAATATTAATACACTGCAGGCCATCGTATTTAATTACATTACGGCAAGCTCTTGTGGAATTCTATTTTATAATAAAAATATTGAAATTTTAGACTTTATTTATGAACTCTGGTTTTATGTGGCACTTGCATTAGGCTTTTTATTTATAAGTATTTTTAATGTTATGGCTCTAACAGCGCAGAAAAATGGATTATCTGTAGCGTCTGTTGCTAGTAAAATGAGCGTTATAATTCCTGTTCTATTCGGTATAATGGTTTATAAAGAAAGTGCTGGCTTTTATAAAGTTTTAGGGATATTTTTAGCTTTAGTGGCTGTTCTGTTAGCCTCTATAAAACCAAAAAGCAACATTAAATTAACTAAAACTATATACCTTCCTATCATTTTATTCTTTGGATCTGGTATTATTGAGACCAGTGTTAATCATTTTGCACCAGACGGAGATATGCCCTTATTCTTGGCCATTATTTTTGCTAGCGCAGGTATAATTGGTTTAGTGTCTGTATGGATTAAAAGTATGAAAGCTAAACAGCCTTTTAAAACAAAAACTATTCCCTTTGGTTTTGCTTTAGGAGTTGTAAACTATTGCTCTATGTATTTTTTATTAAAAGCTCTACGAGTAGAGGGTTTTGAAAGCTCTGCTGTTTTTACAATAAATAATGTTGCTATTGTGGCTTTATCTTGCTTAATAGGATTAATAATTTTTAAAGAGGCTATTTCATATAAAAACTGGATTGGTATTGGTTTAGCAATGGTTTCTATAATCTTAGTAACACTTTAAAAAAAACCACCACTAGTCATAGGTGGTGGCTTTTTTATCTAATTTGTTGACACTGCTAGTTTTCTTTGAGCACTTTTGTATACTTTATAGAATTGCCTGAAGAAGTCTTTACCATGTACATGCCATTTGAAAACGGACTCAAGTCAATTGTACTGGTATTTGTGGTTGTGAGTACTTTTTGACCAGCAAAATTATACACTTCAATTACATCTATAGTTTGACTAAACTCAATATTAAGAATTCCGTTTGTTGGATTAGGGTAAACCTTAAACGCTGATGATTCTAGATCATCAATTGATAACCTATTTACACAATCGTCAGTTAAAGCGTTTACATCCTCTATTTTACCTGTATTGTTAAAAGTAACACCATTAAATCCTGGATAATCCGTCGGATATTTATGAGCCCTAAAAGATCCATTACCTACTGGTTCTGAAAATTGAGCGAACTCTGAACCTGCACCAACAGGAATTCTATAAACCCAAATAACATCACCAGCACTATTAATTTCCGTGATTCTACCTATATCAGACTCGCAAATTAAACCATTTCCATTTGGCAATACCTGAAAACCACTTTGCGCGCCAGCGTGCATAACAGTAGACATTATTGTACCATCCCACGACCAATCGTAAGTTGTTGGTAGAAATTTACCCGAATCTAATGCGTAAACGCCGTTAATATCATTTGGATCTAAGATGTGTACCGAAGACGCAGTAAAGTTACTACCATAGCCATCATTACTAAAAACGGATAGTTTGCCTTGATCCGGACCATCAGTAATCCACTTAATATCGTGTTGTCTACCAAGTGTTCTATCTGCTGCGGTACCCCTATCGTATGCCTCTGGATTTCCCCATCTCCATAAAAAATCGCCACCTTTACCATACATACCGCCAGAACTTGTTGCGGCTTCTGCAGTAGTAGTACTATGATCTATGATAAAAACTTCGCTGAGGTGTCTTGAAGAAACAGCAATTTGATCTAAGTTTTCATTGTAATCTATGGCATTGGCATGTATAGGATTAGAACCGTTACCGTTATCATAGTTAATGTTGTAACGCCCTTGGTTATCTGCAATGACTCCAAAATTTGGTTTAGAACTATCAAAGTCTTGAATAAGGTGATCGATAAGTTTCCATTCCCAAACGATATTAGCAGAGTCTGTACCAACAGGTTCAATTTCTAGGATACGCTCTAGCACTACTACAGCATTGGCATAAGCTGAAGCCATGCCTAGGGCAAAAATATCAACATCATTAACAATATCTCTTACCATTACTAGGAAATTACCATTGGGTAATGGCTCAATGTCATGATGAATTCTCCATCCAAAAACATCTTCAAACGATATGCTCCAAAGGATATTATTGTCCCAATCCCTAATCTCTGCTAGTTGGTCATTAGTTTGCAATAAATTTCCGTTTTCCAATAAATAAACATTTCTGGCGTTGCTACCAGTAAAAGTCCATTGGTTAAGAACCTCTCCACAATTGTTAATTAAAAAAACACGTTGATCTGAAGTTGGTTTAAAAAGTGTGTAACCGTCTGCTTTTTCTTCATTGATATCATCAAAAATGAGACCAATGGTTTCTTGCCCAAATGTTATATTAATTAGGAGCAAAAAAACTAGATAAGTAATTTTTTTCATTGCTTTTATTTTTCTTGCTAATATAAATAATGAATCTCAAAAAAATAAATAAATCAATATGTATATAGGCTTAATACTATTAAAAGGCCCATTTTCTCATGGTATTTTTTTACCACTAATCAAATTTAGGCAGATACAATAATATAATATATTAGTTTCGTTATTTATTATGGACTCAAAAGATATATATAAAACCATTTCTAAGCCCGCAGTTGGGGAAGTATTTAAAGATAAAAACAGTAAGTTTATGGGCTACGCCTTTCCTGTTGAAAACGAAGACCAAATAAAAATCCATTTAGATAGTTTAAAAAAAGAGCATCATTCTGCAAGACATTGGTGCTACGCATATCAGTTGGGTGCAGAGACACCAACCTTTAGAACCAACGATGATGGCGAACCCAACAATAGTGCTGGTATGCCAATATATGGACAAATACAATCATTTGAGCTCACAAATATTTTAATTGTTGTAATACGATATTATGGTGGAGTAAAGCTTGGTGTAGGAGGATTAATTAATGCTTACAAAACTAGTGCTCAATTAACTCTTGAGGCTTCTGAAATAAGAGAAAAGACAATTAACAAAAATTATTTACTCAATTTTGAATACAAAAATATGAGTAAAGTGATGCGACTTCTAAAAGAAAATAAGGCAGAGATTACAAAACAAACTTTAAATCTCAATTGTTTGTTGGAAATATCTGTCAGAAAAGGTAACGCTTCAAAAATATTTGAGCTTTTTAATCAATTTTATGGAGTAGAAATTGATGAATTATAACGAATAATTTTGCAGTTTATCTAAAAGATATTTCGGACACCTTGTAGGTCTGTTACGTTTTGCATCTATAAATGCTAAAACTGTGTTACCAGTGGCAAGTAATTCACCGTTCTCCTTTATTAATTCGTAATCAAACTCTATAGATGCTGTCGGTATTTTTTTCAACTTAGTTTTTACTTTAAGCACATCATCATAACGTGCTGAATTTTTGTAGTTTATCTGCAATGAAATTACTGGAAGCATAACGCCCTCCGACTCCATAGCACTGTAGCTAAGGCCAAACTCACGTAACCACTCTGTTCTGCCGACTTCAAAATATACAGCATAGTTAGCATGGTACACCACACCCATCTGATCTGTTTCGCCATAGCGAACTCGTATTTTTGTTTCGTTATAATTCAAAATTTAAGGACGTTTTTAAATAAAAATTTGTAGTTTTAAAGGATTTTAAACATGAGAAAAAAAATATTAAAATTCAACCTGAAACGATTTTTTTTTTAAATATTTTGTTCACATATTTGTCATGTTCAAAACGCTAAGAGAATTCTATTTCTCTTTTTTTTTGCTAAGCTAACTAACAATTAAAAATCTAATTTAACTAATGGAGATCACAGCGGAATCTGTATGGAATAATTGTCTCGATTTTATTAAAGATAACATACAACCTCAAGCCTATAAAACATGGTTTGAACCCATACAAGCCGTTAAACTTGCTGCCAACGCACTAAGCATTCAGGTACCCAGTAAATTTTTTTATGAATGGTTAGAGGAGCATTACGTAAAGATCCTTAAGGTTGCCCTCACAAAAGAGTTGGGTAATGATGCCAAATTGGTTTACGTTATTAAAATGGAAAATACCTATGGCAACAAGCAACCTTTTACAGAAAAGATTCCTAGTGCTAACAGAACACCAGTAAAGTCGCAAGATGTTGATGTTCCATTTAATAATAAAAGTCCTGAGTTAAAAAATCCATTCATAATTCCTGGCATAAGAAATGTAAAAATTGAGTCTCAACTCAATCCAAGCTACACGTTTGAAAACTTTTTAGAGGGTGACTCTAATCGTTTGGCAAGAAATGCAGGAATTGCTGTTGCCAATAAACCAGGTGGAACGTCTTTTAATCCACTTTTAATTTTTGGTGGAGTTGGTTTAGGAAAAACACACCTAGCTCACGCTATTGGTGTAGATATAAAAGATAAATATCCAGAAAAAACAGTCCTTTATATTTCGGCTGAAAAATTTACGCAGCAGTATATAGATTCTGTTAAGAAAAACAATAGAAACGACTTTATTCATTTTTATCAAATTATTGATGTTCTAATAATTGACGACGTACAATTCTTATCTGGTAAAACAGGTACACAAGATGTATTCTTCCATATCTTTAACCACTTACACCAAAATGGTAAACAAGTCGTTTTAACAAGTGATAAAGCACCTGTAGATATGCAAGATATTGAGCAGCGTTTATTATCTCGTTTTAAATGGGGACTTTCTGCTGAGTTACAAACTCCAGATTTTGAAACCAGAGTCTCTATTCTTAAAAACAAACTCTACAGAGATGGTGTAGAAATGCCAGATGAAATTGTAGAGTATGTTGCTAAGCACATAAAAACAAATGTTAGAGAACTTGAAGGTGCCATAATCTCTTTAATAGCACAATCATCTTTCAATAAAAAAGAAATTACAATAAACCTTGCGAAGGATATTGTAGACAAATTTGTTAAAAACACAAAACGCGAAGTATCTATAGACTATATCCAAAAAGTCGTTTCAGATTATTTTCAGATGGATGTAAGTACACTTCAATCTAAAACGCGTAAACGACATATTGTACAAGCGCGTCAGTTGGCTATGTTTTTTGCAAAAAAATACACTAAAGCGTCTTTGGCAAGTATTGGCTCTCAAATTGGGCAGCGCGATCATGCTACGGTATTACATGCTTGTAAAACTGTTGATAACTTATCGTCTACTGACAAACAGTTTAGAAAATACGTTGAGGATTTAGCCAAAAAATTATCGCTTTAAACATTTAACGCCATGACTAAAATTCTAATGGTGTGTCTTGGCAACATTTGTCGTTCGCCATTAGCTCATGGTATCTTAGAATCCAAACTTAACACTTCTAAATTTTATGTTGACTCTGCTGGTACAGCAGCATATCATGTAGGTCTTCAACCAGATCAGAGGTCCATTAAAGTAGCCAAAAACAATGGTGTAGATATAAGTCACCAAACAGCCAGGCAATTTAAAGCTTCAGATTTTGATAAATTTGATTACATCTATGCTATGGATGCTTCAAACTACACCAACATTATTAGCTTGGCAAGAAATAATTCGGATATAGGAAAGGTGAAACTATTTCTTGAAGAAAATCCAAATGTTTCAAATAAAAATGTACCTGATCCTTATTACGGAGATATGAGTGATTTTGAATATGTTTTTGATTTGATTGAAACCACTTCTGCGATAATAGCAAAAAAGTTGCTTGAAGATTTATAGAACATAAAATCAATTATTTGATTTTTCGTAACTTAGAAACGTTTAAATTTTCTAAAAACACACGCTATGAGAATACTATTTTCAATTATTGGTATCATTTATCTAAATATTACCTTTGCCCAAGATATAGAACTAGAGTCTTTTGCCTCAGGTTTTAACCGTCCTGTAAACATAAAACACGCTGGTGATGATAGGTTGTTTGTAGTTGAACAAGATGGTATAATTAAAATTGTTAATTCTGATGGAACAATTGAAACTACAAATTTTTTAGACATAGATGATCGTGTTAGGAGCATTGGGAATGAACAAGGCTTATTAGGTTTGGCATTTCACCCAGATTTTTCTACTAACGGTTACTTTTTTGTTTATTACACCAATAACTCAGGAGACACCGTAATCTCACGATTCTCAAGGATTGGAACTAATCCTACAATTGCAGATCCTAATTCAGAATTAGAAATACTTACTTACCCGCAACCCTTTAGCAATCATAATGGTGGTGAATTACAGTTTGGACCAGATGGATATTTATACATTTCGAGCGGAGATGGTGGCTCTGGTGGAGACCCTCAAAATAACGGTCAAAATATGAACAGCTTACTTGGCAAGCTTTTACGAATTGATGTAAACAACTCAACAGTCTCAAATCCTTACGCTATTCCTTCAGATAACCCTTTTGTAGGTAATCCGAGCGCCAGGGACGAAATATGGGCATATGGGTTGCGAAATGCTTGGAAATTTTCTTTTGACAGTATGAATAACGATTTATGGATTGCAGATGTTGGGCAAAATGCTAGAGAGGAAATTAATCAGGCGGCTTCTACTGATGCTGGACTCAATTATGGGTGGAGATGCTATGAAGGTAATAATAGCTTCAACCTAACTGGCTGCCCAAGCAGTAGCACACTAACTTTTCCTGTAGCGGAATACTCACATTCTGGCGGAAGATGCTCTATCACTGGCGGATATGTCTACAGAGGCTCAACTTACCCAAATTTAGTTGGTACTTATTTATTTGGAGATGTATGTACGCAAGAAATTGGGTATTTAAAATTTGAAAACGGTAGTTGGAATTCAACTTTTGAAAGTTTCTCTGGTAATTGGGTAGCTTTTGGTGAAGATATAAACGGAGAGCTTTATGTTTCTAGTCTTGGAGGTAGTATTTTTAAAGTTACGGATTCCCTTCTTAGTATCGATGAGAATACTCAAAATTCAATATCTATATATCCTAACCCAGCTAACACTACTTTGAATATAGACTTTCCGAATGGCACATCTGGTGATTCAACAAATATTGATATTTATGACATACAAGGAAAGTTAATAAAGTCTATTTTAAAAGATAATAATGATACTTTTACAAGCATAAATATTTCAGAACTAAAAAGTGGTTTTTATATCATAAAACTTAAATCTGAAAACGGTAAAAAACTCACTAAAAAATTTGTTATAAATTAAATGACAAGCTCAAAAGGCCAGCTATATCTTATCCCAACACGATTAGGAGATAATCCACCTTTGGAGGTTCTACCAATCTCTATTAAAAAAGTAATTGAAGACATTGATTATTATATTGTTGAAAATGAAAAAACAGCACGTCGTTTTATCAAACGTATTTCGCCTAACAAATCTCAGCCTTCACTTAAGCTAAGTGTACTTAATAAATATACAACAGAAGAAGAGCGTAATACTTTTTTAAATCCTTGCTTAGAAGGTCGTACTATTGGGTTACTTTCTGAGGCAGGTTGTCCTGCTATCGCAGATCCAGGTTCTGATATTGTTAGCTTAGCACATAATATGAATATAAAAGTTGTACCTTTAGTTGGACCTTCTTCAATACTATTGGCTTTAATGGCTTCTGGTATGAATGGGCAGAGTTTTTGTTTTAAC belongs to Winogradskyella sp. J14-2 and includes:
- the dnaA gene encoding chromosomal replication initiator protein DnaA → MEITAESVWNNCLDFIKDNIQPQAYKTWFEPIQAVKLAANALSIQVPSKFFYEWLEEHYVKILKVALTKELGNDAKLVYVIKMENTYGNKQPFTEKIPSANRTPVKSQDVDVPFNNKSPELKNPFIIPGIRNVKIESQLNPSYTFENFLEGDSNRLARNAGIAVANKPGGTSFNPLLIFGGVGLGKTHLAHAIGVDIKDKYPEKTVLYISAEKFTQQYIDSVKKNNRNDFIHFYQIIDVLIIDDVQFLSGKTGTQDVFFHIFNHLHQNGKQVVLTSDKAPVDMQDIEQRLLSRFKWGLSAELQTPDFETRVSILKNKLYRDGVEMPDEIVEYVAKHIKTNVRELEGAIISLIAQSSFNKKEITINLAKDIVDKFVKNTKREVSIDYIQKVVSDYFQMDVSTLQSKTRKRHIVQARQLAMFFAKKYTKASLASIGSQIGQRDHATVLHACKTVDNLSSTDKQFRKYVEDLAKKLSL
- a CDS encoding low molecular weight protein-tyrosine-phosphatase: MTKILMVCLGNICRSPLAHGILESKLNTSKFYVDSAGTAAYHVGLQPDQRSIKVAKNNGVDISHQTARQFKASDFDKFDYIYAMDASNYTNIISLARNNSDIGKVKLFLEENPNVSNKNVPDPYYGDMSDFEYVFDLIETTSAIIAKKLLEDL
- a CDS encoding SAM-dependent methyltransferase, giving the protein MTSSKGQLYLIPTRLGDNPPLEVLPISIKKVIEDIDYYIVENEKTARRFIKRISPNKSQPSLKLSVLNKYTTEEERNTFLNPCLEGRTIGLLSEAGCPAIADPGSDIVSLAHNMNIKVVPLVGPSSILLALMASGMNGQSFCFNGYLPIEKAERKSKLKSLERLSSEHNQAQIFIETPYRNMKMLDDLANVLHPETRVCVACDLTLPSEFIKTQPAKDWKLNKEDLHKRPAIFIIQKS
- a CDS encoding acyl-CoA thioesterase is translated as MNYNETKIRVRYGETDQMGVVYHANYAVYFEVGRTEWLREFGLSYSAMESEGVMLPVISLQINYKNSARYDDVLKVKTKLKKIPTASIEFDYELIKENGELLATGNTVLAFIDAKRNRPTRCPKYLLDKLQNYSL
- a CDS encoding IMPACT family protein codes for the protein MDSKDIYKTISKPAVGEVFKDKNSKFMGYAFPVENEDQIKIHLDSLKKEHHSARHWCYAYQLGAETPTFRTNDDGEPNNSAGMPIYGQIQSFELTNILIVVIRYYGGVKLGVGGLINAYKTSAQLTLEASEIREKTINKNYLLNFEYKNMSKVMRLLKENKAEITKQTLNLNCLLEISVRKGNASKIFELFNQFYGVEIDEL
- a CDS encoding PQQ-dependent sugar dehydrogenase; this encodes MRILFSIIGIIYLNITFAQDIELESFASGFNRPVNIKHAGDDRLFVVEQDGIIKIVNSDGTIETTNFLDIDDRVRSIGNEQGLLGLAFHPDFSTNGYFFVYYTNNSGDTVISRFSRIGTNPTIADPNSELEILTYPQPFSNHNGGELQFGPDGYLYISSGDGGSGGDPQNNGQNMNSLLGKLLRIDVNNSTVSNPYAIPSDNPFVGNPSARDEIWAYGLRNAWKFSFDSMNNDLWIADVGQNAREEINQAASTDAGLNYGWRCYEGNNSFNLTGCPSSSTLTFPVAEYSHSGGRCSITGGYVYRGSTYPNLVGTYLFGDVCTQEIGYLKFENGSWNSTFESFSGNWVAFGEDINGELYVSSLGGSIFKVTDSLLSIDENTQNSISIYPNPANTTLNIDFPNGTSGDSTNIDIYDIQGKLIKSILKDNNDTFTSINISELKSGFYIIKLKSENGKKLTKKFVIN
- a CDS encoding aryl-sulfate sulfotransferase, encoding MKKITYLVFLLLINITFGQETIGLIFDDINEEKADGYTLFKPTSDQRVFLINNCGEVLNQWTFTGSNARNVYLLENGNLLQTNDQLAEIRDWDNNILWSISFEDVFGWRIHHDIEPLPNGNFLVMVRDIVNDVDIFALGMASAYANAVVVLERILEIEPVGTDSANIVWEWKLIDHLIQDFDSSKPNFGVIADNQGRYNINYDNGNGSNPIHANAIDYNENLDQIAVSSRHLSEVFIIDHSTTTAEAATSSGGMYGKGGDFLWRWGNPEAYDRGTAADRTLGRQHDIKWITDGPDQGKLSVFSNDGYGSNFTASSVHILDPNDINGVYALDSGKFLPTTYDWSWDGTIMSTVMHAGAQSGFQVLPNGNGLICESDIGRITEINSAGDVIWVYRIPVGAGSEFAQFSEPVGNGSFRAHKYPTDYPGFNGVTFNNTGKIEDVNALTDDCVNRLSIDDLESSAFKVYPNPTNGILNIEFSQTIDVIEVYNFAGQKVLTTTNTSTIDLSPFSNGMYMVKTSSGNSIKYTKVLKEN